Part of the Acidobacteriota bacterium genome, GCCGGCAGATCAAGCCGCATCAAGCATCGACCGTCTCAGCCGTCGGGTCGAGAATGTCCATCAACCGCTTATGCGTACGGATCTCGAACTGCTCACGCGACTTCTTATCGACGTGCGGCGAGCGAAGCACGGTCCATTTGTTCTTGACCGTCGGAAGCGGGATCGGGCCGGCGAGCCGGGCTCCGGTACGCTTGACCGTCTCGACGATGTTCTTGGTCGATTCGTCAAGAACGCGATGGTCGTAAGCTTTAAGCTTGATGCGAATTTTTTCGTTCAACATAAAATTCAGCGAGCGGTGAGCTGTTAGCAGTGAGCAGACCGTTTCTGCTCACTGCTGACTGCTATCTTATTCAACGATCTCCGAGACGGTTCCGGCACCTACTGTGCGGCCGCCTTCGCGGATAGCGAAGCGGAGTCCCTTTTCCATCGCGATCGGGGCGATCAGTTCGATCTCCATCTGGATGTTATCGCCCGGCATCACCATTTCGACGCCCGTCGGCAGGTTCGCGACTCCCGTCACATCCGTTGTGCGGAAGTAGAACTGCGGACGGTATCCCGTAAAGAACGTGGTGTGGCGGCCGCCTTCTTCTTTTGTCAGGACGTACACCTCGGCCTTGAACTTGGTGTGCGGCGTGATCGAGCCCGGTTTGGCGATGACCTGTCCGCGTTCGATCTCTTTACGCTCAACACCGCGGAGCAGCAGCCCGACGTTGTCGCCTGCCATTCCCGAATCGAGAAGCTTCTTGAACATCTCGACGCCGGTCACGACCGAGTTGCGGGTATCTTTGATACCGACGATCTCGACCGGTTCGTTGACGTTGATGACGCCGCGTTCGATCCTTCCCGTTGCGACCGTGCCGCGGCCCTGAATGGTGAAGATGTCTTCGACCGGCATCAGGAACGGCTTGTCCGTCTCGCGGGCAGGTGTCGGGATGTAGTCATCCACCGCCTGCATCAGTTCGTCGATCTTCGGCTCCCATGCCGGGTCGCCTTCGAGTGCCTTCAGGGCCGAGCCTCTAACGACCGGGATGTCGTCGCCCGGGAACTCGTAGCTTGAGAGAAGCTCACGCACTTCCATCTCGACCAGCTCAAGCAGTTCCTCGTCATCGACCATGTCCACTTTGTTCATGAACACGACCATCGACGGAACACCGACCTGGCGGCCGAGCAGGATGTGCTCGCGGGTCTGCGGCATCGGGCCGTCCGTCGCTGCCACCACTAGAATCGCTCCGTCCATCTGCGCCGCTCCCGTGATCATGTTCTTCACATAGTCAGCGTGGCCCGGGCAGTCAACGTGGGCGTAGTGGCGGTTCGCCGTCTCATATTCAACGTGGGCCGTCGCGATCGTGATACCACGTGCCTTCTCTTCTGGCGCGTTGTCGATCGAATCAAATGCCCGCACGATCATCTTCGGATTGTGCTTCGACATCACCTTCGTGATCGCTGCCGTCAATGTCGTCTTGCCGTGGTCCACGTGCCCAATGGTCCCAATGTTCACGTGCGGCTTGCTCCGGTCGAATTTCTCTTTGCTCATCTTTTCTCCTCAAGTTTTGATGCCGCCCGCAGGCGGAACTCTAAACTAACTACTTGCTCCCTTTACTTTCGCGATGATCTCCTCAGCGACGTTCCTCGGAGCCTCGGCATAACGCTCAAAGTGCATGCTCGAGGTCGCCCGTCCCTGGGTAGCCGAACGGAGGTCGGTCGTATAGCCGAACATCTCTGAAAGCGGGACGAAGGCCGTCACGACCGAGACATTGCCCGGACGCGGTTCCATCTTCTCGATCTGGCCGCGGCGGCGATTAAGGTCGCCATTGACCGCACCCATATATTCTTCCGGCGTCACGACCTCGACCTTCATGATCGGTTCGAGCAGGACCGGCTTTGCCTTTTTCACTGCGTCCTGAAACGCAAGCGAACCGGCGATGTGGAATGAACGCTCGTCCGAGTCAACTTCGTGATACGAACCGAAAACGAGCCTCGCCTTGATATCAACAAGCTCATAGCCTGCAAGGTAACCGCGACGCATCGCGTCCCTGATGCCTTCCGAGACCGGCTTGATGAACTGACGCGGGATCGCTCCGCCTGTGATCTTATCTTCGAAAACAAAGCCTTCGCCCGGTGCGGGCTCGATCTCAAGCTCGACGTGGCCAAACTGGCCGCGGCCGCCGGACTGCTTCTTAAAGATCTCTTTGCCGGGAGCTCCCATCGTAATGGTCTCTCGGTAGGCGACCTGCGGCTTACCGACATTCGCCTCGACGCTGAACTCACGCTTCATGCGGTCAACGATGATCTCAAGGTGAAGTTCGCCCATGCCGGCGATGATGGTCTGGCCCGTTTCGTGGTCGGTAGAAACCTGGAACGACGGGTCTTCCTGAGCGAGGCGGTTAAGCGCGACGCCCATTTTATCCTGGTCAGCACGTGTTTTCGGTTCGACCGCAACACGAACGACCGGATCGGGGAATTCCATCGATTCGAGAATGATCTGTTTCGTTTCGTCCGAGATGGTGTCGCCCGTCGTGACATTCTTCATACCACCGATCGCGACGATCTCGCCTGCCGATGCGGTTTCGACGTCCTCACGCTTATTGGCGTGCATGAGCATCAAACGGCCGACGCGCTCTTTCGTATTCTTGATCGTGTTGTAAACGTAGGAGCCTGAATTGACGGTGCCTGAATAGATGCGGACAAAGGCGAGCTGGCCAAGGTGCTTATCGGCCATCAGCTTGAACACGAGGCCCGAGAACGGTGCCTTCGGGTCTGCCGGACGCGGCTCGGACTCATCGGTCTTGGGGTTAATTCCCTCGACGGCCTCAATATCCAGTGGGCTCGGGAGAAAATCTACAACAGCATCAAGAAGCGTCTGAACGCCTTTGTTCTTAAATGCCGAACCGGTAACGACCGGAACGATCTTGAGCTCGAGCGTGCCCTTGCGAAGCCCCTTGCGGATCTCGTCGGCGGTAACTTCCTCGCCTTCGAGGTACTTCATCATCAGCTCGTCATCAATGCCCGAAACGGCCTCGACAAGCTTTTCACGCCAAGCTTTTGCTGAATCGACGAGATCGGCCGGGATATCGACAACCTCGTACTCCGCTCCCTTGGTCTCATCATTCCAGATTAGGCCCTTCATTTCGATCAGGTCGATGACGCCCTTGAGCTGATCTTCTAAACCGATGGGTATCTGAAGTGCGACGGCATTTGCGCCGAGGCGGGTAAGGATCGAATCAAAACTGCGTTCAAATGAGGCACCTGCACGGTCGAGCTTATTGATGAAGCAAAGACGCGGGACCTTATATTTATCGGCCTGACGCCAAACTGTCTCGGACTGCGGCTCGACACCGGCGACGCCGTCAAAAACGGCGACCGCTCCATCAAGAACACGCAGCGAACGCTCGACCTCCATCGTAAAATCAACGTGGCCCGGCGTATCAATGATATTGATGCGGTGCTCAACGCCATTTCGCTTCCAGAAACAGGTCGTGGCCGCGGATGTGATGGTGATGCCGCGTTCCTGCTCCTGCTCCATCCAGTCCATCGTCGCGGTGCCTTCGTGGACCTCGCCGATCTTGTGCGAAACGCCCGTATAGAAAAGGACGCGCTCGGTCGTCGTGGTCTTGCCCGCGTCGATGTGGGCCATGATCCCGATGTTTCTAAATTTGTCTAAGCTAATGTTAGCCATTTTGGTAAATCGTAAATCGTGAATTGTGAATCGCGGTCGTCTTCTATTAACGATTTACGATTCACGATTCACTAAAATCTATAATGTGCGAACGCCTTGTTCGCCTCGGCCATGCGGTGGACGTCGTCCTTCTTCTTAACAGCTCCGCCGCGGCCCTGAGTTGAATCCAAAAGTTCGCCGACGAGGCGGTCTTTCATTGTCTTTTCGCTTCGGTTACGCGAGTTGCCGACGATCCAGCGGATCGCAAGGGCATAGCGTCGGTCCCGGCTGACCTCAAGCGGCACCTGATATGTGGCACCACCGATACGCCGTGATTTGACCTCAACGGCCGGAGCGACGGTCTCAACGGCTTTCTTGAAGACCTTTAGCGGCTCTTCGCCCGTCTTTTCGCCGATCTTATCCATCGCGCTGTAAAAGATGGCCTCGGCCGTGCTCTTTTTGCCTTCCCACATCATGCCGTTGATGAACTTGGTCACCAGCGTGCTTCCGTAGATCGGATCCGGCAGTATCTCTCGTCGTGTCGCAACTCTTCTTCTTGCCATATTCGTTGATCGTCAATCGTTAATCGTTAATCGTAAATCGTAAATAGTCGCTCTATTCACGATTTACTATTCACAATTCACTATTTCGCTCCCTTCGGACGCTTCGCACCGTACTTCGAACGGGCCTGATTGCGGTTTGCGACGCCTGAGGCGTCGAGCGTTCCGCGAATGACGTGATAACGCACACCCGGAAGATCCTTTACACGGCCGCCGCGGATGAGCACGATCGAGTGCTCCTGCAGGTTGTGGCCGATACCCGGAATGTAGGTCGTCACCTCGATCTGGTTTGTAAGGCGTACACGTGCGACCTTACGAAGTGCCGAGTTCGGCTTCTTCGGTGTCGAGGTGTAAACACGCGTGCAAACTCCACGCTTCTGCGGGTTGGCCTGCAGTGCGGGGCTGGCCGTTTTGTACTTGACCCTCTGGCGTCCTTTGCGAACCAATTGATTTATAGTCGGCATCTTTTTCTTTGCAGCCGGCAAATATCGACCGGCTTTTTCTTAATCAATCGAGGCAATGCGGCAATTTCCGTCAGCCTCTATTTAAAAAGACAAAAGCAATCCGTTACCTGACTCTTGCCGAAACCTGTTCGGCAGTTAGCTCAAGCAGCCAATGCTGATTGAATTAAGGTGATAGCTATGTCCCGAGAAAGCCCGTCTTTGCTGTAGCGTGGCAAATGAAGAGCGGTTCTAAAACCCGCAAAGATCCCCAGGCATCGTTGGTTCGATGCCGTTTACGCAACACTTCCTGACCTGGCTTTCAAACATTCCTGCTCAGCAGACGTAGTCACGAACTGCTAAACCGCCCAGACCGTCAAAGTCCGAAACTTCAGATAGTATGATTTTGGGCAATTTGTGTCAAGTCCAAAGAGAGTCGATTTCGCTTTGTGCTGAACATTTCCGAAAATAAGCCCCGCCGCGGCTTTCAAGTAGTTTCCCGGAAATTTTGCCCGAAGCTTCTGCGGTCCACTCCGAGGCTGCCTGCTGCTGAACTTAGAAAGATAGCTTCGGCTCCTGTGGCGGACTATCTGCCCTAGTTCTCCTTACAGAAATCAAATGGGAATTTCAGTTGTACGCTATAAAGCGATTCTTTGCCGGTGACTGCGAGAGTCGAGGTATTAAGTTTGTCCGTCTTTTCGGCTTCGCGGGCAGCGACTATTTGGGGACAGCTATATGAATGGTCCCAGAAATATCTTTCGGCAATTATTTCACCTGCAGCCCCAAAAGGTACTTTTATGGCAAATGACCCGTCCGATTCCGAATGCGCTTCGACCTCGGCGTAGCTTTCTCTATCCGCCGGTATAAATCGGACCGACGATCGATCAGCGGGCTTGTTGTCGGCATACAGAACCCGCCCCGAAACTTCCATCAGAGGGATCATTTGCGGGATCTGAATATCCAATTTTGTCAAATAGCGGCCCGGCTCTATTACGACGACGCCGGCATCGCTCCGTTTCAAAACCCCCGGGTAGAGGATCGTACCAAACGGTTCCTTTTCGCTGATCTTCCCGTCGCGATTCGCGACCAGATGATATGCGCCTGGCCTTATTTGCTCAAAATCGAAGGATCCGTCTCGCGCAGAACATGCGGAAACCACATATTGGTCCGGAGACAAGTCAATCGGAACCGCCGAAATACAGACACGTTCTAAAGGGACGCCCTCAGCTGAAAGGATCTGGCCAGCGGCCCGTGTGTCGTGTACAAAGGAAAAATCAAGTCCGTAATGTTCATCGCCGATGGAAACACGCCGCCGATTCTTGCCAAGGCCCTCGTCATCAAACCTGTTAGGGTATGTCGTAAATTCACTATGGTAATAATCACCTAGTTTCCACCCCGACGGCGCATCAAAATCAACTGTGTATTCACCACGCGGAAGGTCGTAAATCTCAAAATAGCCCGATTCAAGGACTCGAGTAGTAAAGCTTTTTTGTTTGCCTATAATCTTTATCCGCATCCCGGCAACATTAGGAACATCCCGTCCTGCTTCCATCAGCCTACCCGATAGTCGATTCTTCCCTCTATACCGTTCTAGGTTATCCAGGTATGCGAGGTCGTGGCTCGATCTGTCAATTTGCCCTGAACGTCCGCAAAAACTGACGTGGGTCGTCATTTCCCCGGTAGCCTTCCACTTCCCTGACGAGAGGTCGAATACAGACCTTGGATACGGCTTTCTCAGGTACAGTAGCCACGTTTGGCCAACTGACATTTGTCCGAATGTGTAGGCGCAGTTCACGCCATCACCATTGGAAATGGTGAACCGGTCACCAACTTTAAGATCGCCCTTATACACCTTCTCGATCACCACTACAGTTAAGCCCGGGTCTCGACCGAGTACTTCTTCTCGCGGTGTTGGAGCAGTGCTATCCACTATCCGTCCGATAAATACACTCTCAGAAGAATTGAACTCTTTGTCCTGAGTCGGACGTTCGGCACACGAGCAGGCGAGGACGGCACTTGGTGCAAAGAGGAGAAGTATTGAGGCAAAGATCGTAGCTAAAATCGCGGTTCTCATATGGTTATCGCCTTTGAGCAAAATATTTGAGGTAGCTTACTCCAAAGGCGGGCGTTGTTACAAGATTTTTCTAAAAATGCAGGGTATGCGGAACTCGAGTTTTATTTCTTTGGAGTCGTTGGTACCGGACCATGATCTACCAATAAGTACTACAGAACTCACAGATGGAAGACACAGAAGGCTGCCACATCGGCAGCCCTTGGAATATCGATCGATGGAC contains:
- the tuf gene encoding elongation factor Tu; amino-acid sequence: MSKEKFDRSKPHVNIGTIGHVDHGKTTLTAAITKVMSKHNPKMIVRAFDSIDNAPEEKARGITIATAHVEYETANRHYAHVDCPGHADYVKNMITGAAQMDGAILVVAATDGPMPQTREHILLGRQVGVPSMVVFMNKVDMVDDEELLELVEMEVRELLSSYEFPGDDIPVVRGSALKALEGDPAWEPKIDELMQAVDDYIPTPARETDKPFLMPVEDIFTIQGRGTVATGRIERGVINVNEPVEIVGIKDTRNSVVTGVEMFKKLLDSGMAGDNVGLLLRGVERKEIERGQVIAKPGSITPHTKFKAEVYVLTKEEGGRHTTFFTGYRPQFYFRTTDVTGVANLPTGVEMVMPGDNIQMEIELIAPIAMEKGLRFAIREGGRTVGAGTVSEIVE
- a CDS encoding 30S ribosomal protein S12, coding for MPTINQLVRKGRQRVKYKTASPALQANPQKRGVCTRVYTSTPKKPNSALRKVARVRLTNQIEVTTYIPGIGHNLQEHSIVLIRGGRVKDLPGVRYHVIRGTLDASGVANRNQARSKYGAKRPKGAK
- the fusA gene encoding elongation factor G gives rise to the protein MANISLDKFRNIGIMAHIDAGKTTTTERVLFYTGVSHKIGEVHEGTATMDWMEQEQERGITITSAATTCFWKRNGVEHRINIIDTPGHVDFTMEVERSLRVLDGAVAVFDGVAGVEPQSETVWRQADKYKVPRLCFINKLDRAGASFERSFDSILTRLGANAVALQIPIGLEDQLKGVIDLIEMKGLIWNDETKGAEYEVVDIPADLVDSAKAWREKLVEAVSGIDDELMMKYLEGEEVTADEIRKGLRKGTLELKIVPVVTGSAFKNKGVQTLLDAVVDFLPSPLDIEAVEGINPKTDESEPRPADPKAPFSGLVFKLMADKHLGQLAFVRIYSGTVNSGSYVYNTIKNTKERVGRLMLMHANKREDVETASAGEIVAIGGMKNVTTGDTISDETKQIILESMEFPDPVVRVAVEPKTRADQDKMGVALNRLAQEDPSFQVSTDHETGQTIIAGMGELHLEIIVDRMKREFSVEANVGKPQVAYRETITMGAPGKEIFKKQSGGRGQFGHVELEIEPAPGEGFVFEDKITGGAIPRQFIKPVSEGIRDAMRRGYLAGYELVDIKARLVFGSYHEVDSDERSFHIAGSLAFQDAVKKAKPVLLEPIMKVEVVTPEEYMGAVNGDLNRRRGQIEKMEPRPGNVSVVTAFVPLSEMFGYTTDLRSATQGRATSSMHFERYAEAPRNVAEEIIAKVKGASS
- the rpsG gene encoding 30S ribosomal protein S7, with translation MARRRVATRREILPDPIYGSTLVTKFINGMMWEGKKSTAEAIFYSAMDKIGEKTGEEPLKVFKKAVETVAPAVEVKSRRIGGATYQVPLEVSRDRRYALAIRWIVGNSRNRSEKTMKDRLVGELLDSTQGRGGAVKKKDDVHRMAEANKAFAHYRF